The Acidimicrobiales bacterium genomic sequence CCGGCTCCGGGTCGCCAGGATGCGGTCGACGGCCGCGCGCGCGGTCGTCGCGTCCCCCGGGATGGCGATCAGCACGTCGGAGCCGCGGCGGTTCACGGTGTCGGTGGCGCGCAGCGATCCACTGACGATGCTTACAAGATCCTCACCAGAGCTCCGGGACGGCCTGAGGCGCGCGAGGCAGAACGAAGGCCTACCCCTCTCCTGCCCCATCCGCCGACCTCACCGTCTCTTACGCCGCCTGCGGCGATTGTGAGGGCCACACCAGCCTGCGGTCAAGCAATCGGCTGTTCCACGACTCGGTTGGCGAGAAGCCTCTTACCTTGGCTTCCTCTTACTTTGCGTCGTCCCGTTACTTTGAGTCGTCCAGGTCAGCAGGCGGGCCAGTGCCGCGCGTCCCAGCGACGCCGGCCGGCGCGCACCATCGGCATGCCGACGAATATGGCGAACAGCCCGAGCAGGAAGGTGGCCATGGTGTGGGCGCCGGTCACCGCCAGGCTGCCGTTGTTGACGGGCGTGGCGCTCCCGGGCGAGGGGGTGGCGCTCGGGGGCGTGGTGCTGGTGGCGGTGCTCGAGCCCGTCGAGGTGCCGGTGCCGCTGCTGGTCCCGGCCGACGAGCCCGTCCCCGAACTCGCGGTCGTGGCCGAGGACCCCGAGCCGGTGCTCGCCGAGCCGCCCGGGCCGGAGGCGACCGGAACGGGCTTGAACGGGTCGACCCCGGGCGTGGCCGAGGCGGCGGCGCCCGTCGACAGGAGGACCACGGCCAAGAGGGCCACGGCCGCCATCGACCGTCCGAGCACGCTCAGTGCCTTCATCGCCACGATTCTACGGGCCACCCCGGTGAAATCGGCGTCATTGCCCTCCGGGATGAGAAATGGGGGGTAGGGCATCCCCCTCAAGTTCCCGGTGGGGCCCTGCCGATGACACGTTCTGGCAAGGAAGCGGAATCCATGTCCGCTCTCCCGTGGCAAGGAGGCTGAGGTGTATGGCTCGAGAAGGTGTGACGAGATCCTTCGGTTGATCGACGAGGCGCTGGACGCCCTCGCGACGGACGAGCCGGTCCCCGGCCCCCGTACCGCCGTGATGGAGCGCCCCCGCCGCGAGCGGTCCCGCCGGGCTCCCCGGCCAACCGCCACCGCATCCACCCGCCCCGCCGCCTGAACCTCCCCCCTGGCCGCCCCGTCGGGCGGACCCCGCCTCAGCCCGGCGCGCCCCGATCCGCCCGCAGGTACCGTCGGGTGGTGGGCGACGACGGCGACGATCTGCTCGGCGCGCGGAGCGACGAGCGCACGACCCTGACCGGGACCCTCGACTGGTATCGGGGGGTCGTCGAGAACAAGATCCACGGTCTCGGCCGGGAGGACGCCAGCCGGAGCATGACCCCGAGCGGCCTGAGCCAGCTCGGCGTGGTCAAGCACCTGGCCTGGGTGGAGCGGGGCTGGTTCCAGGAGATCTACGCCGGCCGGGACGTCGAGATGCTGGAGGGCGATGACGACTCCCTGGAGTTCGCCATCGGCCCGGGGGACACGGTGGAGACGATCCGGGACTTCTACCGGGCCCAGGTATCCGAGTCCCGGGCGGTGACCGACGCCGCACCCGGCCTCGACGCCCTCAGCGCCCGTGAGACCCCGATGAGGGGGCGGGTCAGCCTGCGCTGGGTGCTGGTCCACATGATCGAGGAGACGGCGCGCCATGCCGGCCATCTCGACCTGATGCGCGAGGCCGTCGACGGCCGGGTTGGCGACTGACGACCCGAGCGCCGACAGAATGTGGCCGACGGCTCGACGGAGGAGGCCATGGCCAGGCGGGAGCGCTGGGAGCTGGTGGAGGGACAACGCAGAGCACGGCGACGACATGCTGAGACCGCTCGGCCAGACCAGCGAGGTGAGCCCGGACGTGGCCCGTGCCGTGCTGCGCCAGCTCTACCGGGTGGACCGGTTGGCGGCCCGCTGGGCCTTCCACGGCCCGCCTCATCGGGGCGTCCGGCTCGTGGCCACCGACGTCGACTGGTCGGCCGGGACCGGACCCGAGGTAGAAGGTCGCGCCCTCGATCTGGCCGGACTGCTGGCCCACCGCCCCGACGTGCTCGCCAGCCTTTCCGGCCGCGGAGTCGCTCGCCTGCCCGAGAGAGCGGGGACCACGTGAGCGCGTCGCTGACCCACCTCCCCGCCGGCGCGGACGCGGACGCCGTGGCCGAGGTGCTCGGTAGGGACGGCGCGGTGATCATCGACCGGCTGGCGCCGGCCGGCCTGCTCGACCGGGTGGCCGAGGAGCTGGCGCCCAGCCTGGAGGCCACCGTGACCGGCCCCGACGCCTTCAGCGGCCTCAACACCCGCCGGACCGGGGCGCTGATCGCCCGCTCCCCCACCAGTCGGCAGCTGGTCATGGATCCGCTGATCCTGGCCACGGCGGGGAGGTTCCTGGCCCACGCCACCAACTTCCAGCTCCACCTGACCCAGGCCATCGCCATCGGGCCCGACTCCCCCGCCCAGCCCGTCCACCGGGACCAGTGGGCCTTCGACTTCTTCGCCTTCCCTCCCGGATACGAGGTCCAGTGCAACACCATCTGGGCCCTGACCGACTTCACCGAGGACAACGGCGCCACCCGGGTGGTGCCGGGGAGCAACTCCGCCGAGGACCGCCTGTCCTTCGGGCCGGCGGACACGGTCCCGGCCGAGATGGAGCGGGGCTCGGTCCTCGTCTACTCCGGCAGCGTCTACCACGGCGGGGGCGCCAACCGCACCGACGAAACCCGCGTCGGGGTAAACGTCACCTACGCCCTGGCCTGGCTCCGCCAGGAGGAGAACCAGTACCTGTCGGTGCCCCGGGAGGTGGCCGCGACCCTCCCCGTGGACCTGCTGCGGCTGATGGGCTACGCCCGCGGCGCCTACGCCCTGGGCTACATCGACGACCTGCGCGATCCCATCGAGGCCGTGCTCCCGGGGCACGGCACCGTCGGGTTCAGCGCCACCACCCCCGAGGGGCGCGCCCGCACCTGACCGGCGGCGGTCATATGGGCCCAAAGCTCCCGGATCGGCCCCGCCGGGCGGAGCTGAGCCCGGCGTCCTGATCTGGTCGCGGGCGGGCAGGTCGTGTTGGCACCAACCGGGCAGGCGGGGTGTCCTCCTTGGCCGGCGGGGCCGGAGTCTCCACACTGCTCCTGTGGGCCGACCCCTGCTGGCCGTGGCGTGGTACCGGTTCCGGACCACGTTCCGGCGGCGCCGGACCGGGTGGCGGCAACGACGTCCAATCCGTGGACCAGGCGGTGCAGCATCTCCTGCCGGCCTTCCCTCCACCGCAGCTCGTGGCCGACAACGTGGCCAAGGCCGAACGGGCCATCAAGCCCGAGTCGATCGCCCTCGGGGTCTTCGGGGCGATCGGGGTCCTGGCCGCCCTGCTCATCGCCACCCAGCTCATCGGGCGCCAGATCCGCGCCACGAGGAGCGAGCGGTCCGTCCTCCGCGCCGTCGGTGCCGCTCCCGCCGCCACGACGATCGGCGAGCTCCCGGGGATCCTCGGGGCCGTGGTGGTCGGCATCACCCTCGCCGTCGGCGTGGGCGCCGCTCTCTCGCCTCTGGCGCTCCTCGGGCCCGTCCGCCGGGTCGATCCCGGCGCCGGCTGGTCGTTCGACTGGACCGTCCTCGGCGGAGGGGCCGGCGTGCTGCTGGTGGCCCTGGCGGGCATCGCCCTCGAGCCCCGGGCGGGGCGGGAGGCCGTTCCCGTGCGCTCGGCCATCCTCGGCGCCGCCCTGGCCGTGGCCGCCGTGGCGGGCACGACGGTGTTCGGCTCGAGCCTCCGGGTCCTGGTCTCTCATCCCCGCCTGTACGGGTGGAACTGGGACGCCATCCTCGTCACCGGGGGCGGGCAGGGGAACATGCCCGGGGCTCAGGTCACCCGGCTCCTCGACAACGACTCCTCGGTGCAGGCCTGGTCGGCCGCCTACTTCTACAACCTGACCATCGACGGCCAGGCCGTGCCGGTGATCGGCGAGAGCCCCGGTGCTGTCCGGGCACCGCCTGGAGGACGTCGACCAGGTCGTGTTCGGGGCCATCACCCTCGCCCAGCTGCACAAGCAGGTTGGAGACACGGTCTCGGTCTCGAGCGGCACCGGCGCGGCGACGCAGCTGCGCATCGTGGGCACGGCCACCATGCCGACCATCGGGGGCCCGGGACCCCATCTCGAGATGGGCACGGGAGCGGTCCTTCCGGACAACCTCATCCCCGCCGCCCTCAAGAACCCGTTCAACGATCCGACCCCCGGCCCGGAGTCCGTCTTCGTGAACCTCCGCCCGGGGGCAAACCGTGCCGCCGCCCAGCGGTCGCTGCAGCAGATTGCCCAGGCGACGTCCAACACCTTCAACTTCGGGGTCTTCGTGGGGCCGGTCCTGCGGCCGGCCGAGATCGTGAACTACCGCTCGCTCGGCACCACGCCGGCGCTGCTCGGCGCCGCCCTGGCCCTGGGGGCGGTGATCGCGCTCACCCTGGCCCTGGTGGCGTCGGTGCGCCGCCGCCGGCGGGAGCTGGCCGTGCTGCGCACCCTGGGCTTCACCGCCCGGCAGCTGGCCGCCACCGCGGCATGGCAGTCCAGCGTGGCCGTCCTCCTGGGCACGATCGTCGGCCTCCCCGTCGGGGTGGCACTGGGCCGGGCGCTGTGGGACCTGTTTGCCGGGGAGATCCACGCCGTGCCCAGCCCGACCGTGCCCGGGATGTGGCTGGTGCTGATCGGCGTCGCCGCCATCGTGCTGGCCAACGTGGTGGCGGCGGTCCCGGGACGGATCGCCGCCCGGACGCCGGCGGTGGGGTTCCTGCGGGCCGAGTGATCCCTACCACTTGCGGTAGGGCAGGAACTTTCCGCTGTAGGTGATCTGGACGCGGTCACCCTTCGGGTCGGGGATCCGCTCGATGTCGAGCTCGAAGTCGATGGCGCTCATGATCCCGTCCCCGAACTTCTCGTGGATGACGGCCTTGATCGTGGTTCCGTAGACCTGGGTGATCTCGTGGAGCCGGTACACGAGCGGATCGACCGGGACCGGGCCGGGCAGCGATCCCTTGGTGGGAACCTGCTGGAGCGCACCGACCACCTCGGCGCCCAGCCCCAGCACCCCGGCCAGCGCCTCGGCCTCGGCCGCATCCATCGTGGCCTGTCCCATGACGGCGGCCGTGGTCCAGACGACGTGGCGGCCGACCTTGTCGGCCAGCTCCTGGAACGTGACCCCCTTGGTGCGCTTGGTCTCGAGGATCACCTCGGTGCACTCGGCGCGATTCATGTTCCGCCCCTCCCTCCTGTGTCACCCCGCTCGGTCCACGGACTATGCCATGTCACCGCTCTGATCCGGGCGGCGGGTCCTGATTGACCACGATTCGGGCTCCTCGCTAGGTTCGGTTCGTGGCTCGCATACCGCTGGTGGACCCGAACGACGCGGCGTTGGATCCCGCCGTCCGCGAGATCCTGGTGAGGATGACCGGATCCGCTCAAGGCGCGCCCAACGTGTTCCGGGCCATGGCCAACCATCCGGAGTCCATGCGCACGGGTGGCCAGATCGTCTACAGCCCGGCTTCGACGATCACCCCCAAGCAGCGGGAGCTGGCCTACCTCACCGCGTCGGTCGTCAACAGCTGCCACTACTGAGTTCCGGCCCACATCATGCTCGGTCGGAGCGTGGGAATCAGTGACGAGAAGATCACCCACCTGGCCGATGATCCCCTTCCGGAGGGTGTCTTCGATGCCGAGGAGGCGGCCATCGTCCGCTACTCGCAGGCGTCGACCCTCATGCGGCCGATAACCGACGAGCTGTACGGGGATCTGGCGCAGCACTTCGACGTGAAGCAGCTCATCGAGATCTGTGCGACGGTCGGCCTGTCCAACACGGTCAACCGGTTCCACGCCACCTTCCTCACCGATGTCGACGACGCCATCAACGAGGCGTTGGGCCCGAGCTGTCCCATCCCCCTTCCGCCGCAACCGAGGGGCGCCTGAATCGCACGGTACCCATCGCTCCTCGGCCGGGTACCTGAGGTGCGACTACTCAGGCCGACACCTCGGCCACCACGACCGACACGTTGTCCCGGCCTCCTCGGGACAGGGCCAGCTCGACCAGGGCGTCAGCGACCGTCTGGATGGCCCCGCCATCGGCCATCAAGGAGGCGATCTCCTCGGGGGGCACCTCGGTGAACAGTCCATCGGTGCACAGGAGGAATCGGTCCCCCGCCATGGTCGGGTGAACGGCGCTGTCGAGCTCGACGTCGGGTCCGACGCCCAGGGCCCGGGTGAGCACCCCGCGTTGAGGGTGTTCGAGAGCCTCCTTCTCGCTCAGCTGCCCGTGGCGAACCAGTTCCGCCATGAGGGTGTGGTCATGGGTGAGTTGACTCAGCGTCTGGTCCCGCCACAGG encodes the following:
- the cynS gene encoding cyanase; its protein translation is MNRAECTEVILETKRTKGVTFQELADKVGRHVVWTTAAVMGQATMDAAEAEALAGVLGLGAEVVGALQQVPTKGSLPGPVPVDPLVYRLHEITQVYGTTIKAVIHEKFGDGIMSAIDFELDIERIPDPKGDRVQITYSGKFLPYRKW
- a CDS encoding ABC transporter permease — encoded protein: MLSGHRLEDVDQVVFGAITLAQLHKQVGDTVSVSSGTGAATQLRIVGTATMPTIGGPGPHLEMGTGAVLPDNLIPAALKNPFNDPTPGPESVFVNLRPGANRAAAQRSLQQIAQATSNTFNFGVFVGPVLRPAEIVNYRSLGTTPALLGAALALGAVIALTLALVASVRRRRRELAVLRTLGFTARQLAATAAWQSSVAVLLGTIVGLPVGVALGRALWDLFAGEIHAVPSPTVPGMWLVLIGVAAIVLANVVAAVPGRIAARTPAVGFLRAE
- a CDS encoding serine/threonine protein phosphatase → LWRDQTLSQLTHDHTLMAELVRHGQLSEKEALEHPQRGVLTRALGVGPDVELDSAVHPTMAGDRFLLCTDGLFTEVPPEEIASLMADGGAIQTVADALVELALSRGGRDNVSVVVAEVSA
- a CDS encoding phytanoyl-CoA dioxygenase family protein; its protein translation is MSASLTHLPAGADADAVAEVLGRDGAVIIDRLAPAGLLDRVAEELAPSLEATVTGPDAFSGLNTRRTGALIARSPTSRQLVMDPLILATAGRFLAHATNFQLHLTQAIAIGPDSPAQPVHRDQWAFDFFAFPPGYEVQCNTIWALTDFTEDNGATRVVPGSNSAEDRLSFGPADTVPAEMERGSVLVYSGSVYHGGGANRTDETRVGVNVTYALAWLRQEENQYLSVPREVAATLPVDLLRLMGYARGAYALGYIDDLRDPIEAVLPGHGTVGFSATTPEGRART
- a CDS encoding DinB family protein; this encodes MGDDGDDLLGARSDERTTLTGTLDWYRGVVENKIHGLGREDASRSMTPSGLSQLGVVKHLAWVERGWFQEIYAGRDVEMLEGDDDSLEFAIGPGDTVETIRDFYRAQVSESRAVTDAAPGLDALSARETPMRGRVSLRWVLVHMIEETARHAGHLDLMREAVDGRVGD